Proteins encoded within one genomic window of Bradyrhizobium sp. 186:
- the recJ gene encoding single-stranded-DNA-specific exonuclease RecJ — MTPPATALPVEAPQAFLGVARSLTDKLWRDRLDARGAAKALAIVQRHQLPELLARVLAGRGVDIDAVSDFLDPTIRKLLPDPYTVTEMEAAAKRIADAAVRGEKVAIFGDYDVDGATSAALLAWHLRHCGLDPLIHIPDRIFEGYGPNTEAVRALAAKGATLLVTVDCGTTSIEPLAEAKRLGQSVVVIDHHQSGLDLPEVDALVNPNRPDDLSGLGHLAAVGLVLVTLVAVNRELRQRGFWSGEMPEPDLLGMLHHVALGTVADVAPLIGLNRAFVAKGLIAMRRRDHVGHTALMDVARLNGPPEAWHLGFMLGPRINAGGRIGRADLGVRLLLEGDSVEAARIAAELDRLNSERRVIEQAAEAQAEAEALASIGFEDKLGVIVTASEGWHPGVVGLVASRLKEKFSRPAFAIALEPGGIGTGSGRSIAGVDLGKAVRQAVADGILLKGGGHAMAAGVTLRKEKLAEFRAYLESTLARDVAEVRHVNELYIDGAVSARAVTTELAATLNRAGPFGSGNPDVVLALPAHQLVYADEVGQAHLRLRFKSGDGAIVNGIAFRSVGQKLGNALVANRGQQLHVAGSLSVDRYQGAERVQFRVIDVALPDQGPSVIR; from the coding sequence ATGACGCCGCCCGCCACCGCCTTGCCCGTCGAAGCGCCCCAAGCCTTCCTGGGCGTGGCACGCTCGCTCACCGACAAGCTGTGGCGCGACCGGCTGGACGCGCGCGGGGCCGCGAAGGCGCTCGCCATCGTGCAGCGCCACCAATTGCCCGAGCTGCTGGCGCGGGTGCTGGCCGGCCGCGGCGTCGACATCGACGCTGTGTCCGATTTCCTCGACCCGACCATCCGCAAGCTGCTGCCGGACCCTTACACGGTGACGGAGATGGAGGCCGCCGCGAAGCGGATCGCGGACGCGGCGGTGCGGGGCGAGAAGGTTGCGATCTTCGGCGATTACGACGTCGACGGCGCCACTTCGGCAGCGCTGCTCGCCTGGCATCTGCGCCATTGCGGGCTCGATCCGCTGATCCACATTCCCGACCGGATTTTTGAAGGCTACGGCCCGAACACCGAAGCGGTCCGCGCGCTGGCCGCGAAGGGCGCGACGCTGCTCGTCACCGTCGATTGCGGCACCACCAGCATCGAGCCGCTCGCCGAAGCCAAGCGCCTCGGCCAGTCCGTGGTCGTGATCGATCACCATCAATCCGGCCTTGATCTTCCCGAGGTCGACGCGCTGGTCAATCCGAACCGCCCCGACGATCTCTCCGGCCTCGGCCATCTCGCAGCGGTCGGACTCGTGCTGGTGACGCTGGTTGCCGTCAATCGCGAGCTGCGCCAGCGCGGCTTCTGGAGCGGCGAGATGCCTGAGCCCGATCTGCTCGGCATGCTCCATCACGTCGCGCTCGGCACGGTCGCGGACGTGGCGCCGCTGATCGGGCTCAACCGCGCCTTCGTCGCCAAGGGCCTGATCGCGATGCGGCGGCGCGACCATGTCGGTCATACCGCGCTGATGGACGTGGCGCGGCTCAACGGGCCGCCGGAAGCCTGGCATCTCGGCTTCATGCTGGGGCCGCGCATCAATGCCGGCGGTCGCATCGGCCGTGCCGATCTCGGCGTGCGGCTGCTGCTCGAAGGCGACAGCGTCGAGGCCGCGCGGATCGCGGCCGAGCTCGACCGCCTCAACAGCGAGCGCCGCGTCATCGAGCAGGCGGCTGAAGCGCAGGCCGAAGCCGAGGCGCTCGCCTCGATCGGGTTCGAGGACAAACTCGGCGTCATCGTCACGGCCTCCGAAGGCTGGCATCCCGGCGTGGTCGGCCTCGTTGCCTCCCGCCTGAAGGAAAAGTTTTCGCGGCCCGCCTTTGCGATAGCGCTCGAGCCCGGCGGCATCGGCACCGGCTCGGGCCGCTCGATCGCCGGCGTCGATCTCGGCAAGGCGGTGCGGCAGGCAGTGGCCGACGGCATTTTGCTGAAAGGCGGCGGCCACGCGATGGCTGCGGGCGTGACGCTGCGGAAGGAGAAGCTTGCCGAGTTTCGCGCCTATCTCGAAAGCACGCTGGCGCGCGACGTCGCGGAGGTGCGCCATGTCAACGAGCTTTATATCGACGGCGCGGTCTCCGCGCGCGCGGTGACGACGGAGCTTGCGGCCACGCTCAACCGCGCAGGTCCGTTCGGGAGCGGCAATCCGGACGTCGTGCTGGCGTTGCCGGCGCATCAGCTCGTCTACGCCGACGAGGTCGGCCAGGCGCATCTGCGACTGCGCTTCAAGTCCGGCGATGGCGCGATCGTCAACGGCATCGCGTTCCGTTCGGTCGGCCAGAAGCTCGGCAATGCACTGGTCGCCAACCGTGGTCAGCAGCTGCATGTCGCAGGATCATTGTCGGTCGATCGCTACCAGGGCGCCGAGCGCGTGCAATTTCGCGTCATCGACGTGGCGCTACCGGACCAAGGGCCATCCGTGATTAGATAA
- a CDS encoding glucose 1-dehydrogenase translates to MVGQVEGKVALVTGGASGIGEAVVELFAREGATVIATDIDELRGPELAKRITKAGSKAIFLAQDVTSEERWVEIVADVAKRYGRLDILVSNAGIGIAVASIVDMTLGDWRKQNAINLDGVFLSVKHCLPLMRKTGGGSVIMMSSLAGLRGSPGLSAYSATKGGVRMFAKSIAMECAAAGDGIRVNSVHPGIIDTPIWGKIPTGATGNQGNAPIDPDERARVVTPLGRAGQAAEIASGVLYLASDASRYVTGSELVIDGGMNAGGVPRRA, encoded by the coding sequence ATGGTAGGGCAGGTTGAGGGCAAGGTCGCGCTGGTGACAGGCGGCGCATCGGGCATCGGCGAGGCCGTCGTCGAGCTGTTCGCACGCGAGGGCGCAACCGTCATTGCCACCGACATTGACGAATTGCGAGGCCCCGAGCTCGCCAAGCGCATCACCAAGGCCGGCAGCAAGGCGATCTTTCTGGCGCAGGACGTCACCAGCGAGGAACGCTGGGTGGAGATCGTGGCAGACGTCGCGAAGCGCTACGGCCGGCTGGATATTCTCGTCTCCAATGCTGGCATCGGCATTGCCGTGGCTTCGATCGTCGACATGACGCTCGGTGACTGGCGCAAGCAGAACGCGATCAATCTCGACGGCGTGTTTCTCTCGGTCAAGCATTGCCTGCCGCTGATGCGCAAGACCGGCGGCGGCTCGGTCATCATGATGTCGTCTCTTGCGGGCCTGCGCGGTTCGCCCGGACTGTCGGCCTATTCGGCGACCAAGGGCGGCGTGCGGATGTTCGCAAAATCGATCGCGATGGAGTGCGCGGCCGCCGGCGACGGCATTCGGGTGAACTCGGTCCATCCCGGCATCATCGACACACCGATCTGGGGCAAGATCCCGACAGGCGCGACCGGCAACCAAGGCAATGCGCCGATCGACCCCGACGAGCGCGCCCGGGTCGTCACACCGCTCGGCCGCGCCGGTCAGGCCGCCGAGATCGCCAGTGGCGTGCTGTATCTGGCCTCCGATGCCTCGCGCTACGTCACCGGCAGCGAGCTCGTCATCGACGGCGGCATGAACGCGGGCGGCGTGCCGCGGCGGGCTTGA
- a CDS encoding aldolase, whose amino-acid sequence MAHGLHASSSAAEPVRSNRPDLATDAIRTAREDLAACFRMAARNGFEEGICNHFSAIVPGHDDLFLVNPYGYAFREITASKLLICDFHGNVLDGDGEPEATAFYIHAEMHKRLPRAKVAFHTHMPYATALSMTEGDPLIWAGQTALKFYGRTAVDRDYNGLALDNSEGARIASAVGDADIVFMKNHGVMVLAPTIAEAWDDLYYLERAAEVQVLAMSTGRQVLPVDPAIAAATYKQMREGDSESARLHLAAIRRQLDAEEPQYRH is encoded by the coding sequence ATGGCGCACGGCCTTCACGCTTCCTCATCCGCGGCCGAACCCGTCCGCTCGAACCGGCCGGATCTCGCCACCGACGCAATCCGCACTGCGCGCGAGGACCTTGCAGCATGCTTTCGCATGGCCGCACGCAACGGTTTTGAAGAGGGCATCTGCAACCACTTCTCGGCCATCGTGCCGGGCCATGACGATCTCTTCCTGGTCAACCCGTACGGCTACGCCTTCCGCGAGATCACGGCGTCGAAGCTCCTGATCTGCGATTTCCACGGTAACGTGCTCGACGGAGACGGCGAGCCCGAGGCGACCGCGTTCTACATCCACGCCGAGATGCACAAGCGCCTGCCGCGCGCCAAGGTCGCGTTCCACACCCACATGCCCTACGCCACCGCGCTGTCGATGACCGAGGGCGATCCCCTGATCTGGGCCGGCCAGACCGCGCTCAAATTCTATGGCCGTACGGCGGTGGATCGCGACTACAACGGCCTCGCGCTCGACAACAGCGAAGGCGCGCGCATCGCCTCGGCCGTCGGCGATGCCGACATCGTCTTCATGAAGAATCACGGCGTGATGGTGCTGGCGCCCACTATCGCGGAGGCCTGGGATGACCTCTATTATCTCGAACGCGCCGCCGAGGTGCAGGTGTTGGCGATGTCGACGGGACGACAGGTGCTGCCGGTCGATCCTGCGATTGCCGCAGCAACCTACAAGCAGATGCGCGAGGGCGATTCTGAATCCGCGCGGCTGCATCTTGCGGCGATCCGCCGCCAGTTGGATGCCGAGGAGCCGCAATACCGGCACTGA
- a CDS encoding lytic murein transglycosylase, translating into MKQADSSANRTRRALLESALGGAALLAFPTRILAATPPGFDEWREGFRARAMAKGISAATWQRAMARVEPDMSVFKQMRNQPEFHEQVWQYINRRVSDWRIINGKIALKNNEALLARIERDFGVERGTLLALWGVESAYGDPLVQQNHMTPVFPSLAALAWNEPRRKAYWETELINALRIVDKGWSTPQEMQGSWAGAMGHSQWMPEVWLNVGIDYDGDGKVSPFGRPDDALGSTAKYLVNRGKWRRGEHWGYEVRASGDMSGNRTYAAWQAAGVTRADGQPFPQSNASAQLWTPVAGGPTFLLGPNFYSVKSYNPSMNYALAICHLGDRCLGAPPFIQPFPGSERALTLAEVQEMQTRLTKAGFDTGGTDGRVGNDTMKAIKDFQQKAGIAPADGYGGLKVLAKLRQGS; encoded by the coding sequence ATGAAACAAGCTGATTCCTCGGCCAACCGCACCCGTCGCGCCCTGCTCGAGTCCGCGCTTGGCGGTGCTGCCCTGCTCGCATTCCCGACGCGTATCCTTGCCGCGACGCCTCCCGGCTTCGACGAATGGCGCGAAGGTTTTCGTGCGCGTGCCATGGCAAAAGGCATTTCGGCCGCGACGTGGCAGCGCGCGATGGCGCGCGTCGAGCCCGACATGAGCGTGTTCAAGCAAATGCGCAACCAGCCGGAATTCCACGAGCAAGTCTGGCAATACATCAACCGCCGCGTCTCCGACTGGCGCATCATCAACGGCAAGATCGCGCTCAAGAACAACGAGGCGTTGCTCGCGCGGATCGAGCGTGATTTCGGCGTCGAGCGCGGCACGCTGCTGGCACTGTGGGGCGTGGAGTCCGCATACGGCGATCCCCTGGTGCAGCAGAACCACATGACGCCAGTGTTTCCCTCGCTCGCCGCGCTCGCCTGGAACGAGCCGCGCCGAAAAGCCTATTGGGAAACCGAGCTGATCAACGCGCTGCGTATCGTCGACAAAGGCTGGAGCACACCGCAGGAGATGCAGGGCTCCTGGGCCGGCGCGATGGGCCATTCGCAATGGATGCCGGAAGTCTGGCTCAATGTCGGCATCGACTATGACGGTGACGGCAAGGTGTCGCCGTTCGGCAGGCCCGACGACGCGCTGGGATCGACCGCAAAGTATCTCGTCAATCGCGGCAAGTGGCGCCGTGGCGAGCACTGGGGCTACGAGGTGCGAGCGTCCGGCGATATGAGCGGCAACCGGACCTATGCTGCGTGGCAGGCGGCCGGGGTCACGCGCGCCGATGGTCAGCCGTTTCCGCAATCGAATGCTTCGGCACAGCTGTGGACGCCGGTTGCAGGCGGGCCCACGTTCCTGCTGGGGCCGAATTTCTATTCAGTGAAGAGCTACAATCCCTCGATGAACTATGCGCTGGCGATCTGCCATCTCGGCGACCGCTGCCTCGGCGCGCCGCCCTTCATCCAGCCCTTCCCGGGTTCCGAACGCGCGCTCACGCTCGCCGAGGTGCAGGAGATGCAGACGCGATTGACCAAGGCCGGCTTCGACACCGGCGGCACCGACGGCCGTGTCGGCAACGATACGATGAAGGCGATCAAGGATTTTCAGCAGAAGGCCGGGATCGCGCCCGCGGATGGCTACGGTGGGCTGAAGGTCCTGGCGAAGCTGCGGCAGGGGTCGTAA
- a CDS encoding MarR family transcriptional regulator: protein MARKTADITRSQPRRKTPSPEDADWPAADGAPRVPAPGEGKRGEQGYLGYLLRQAHAAVRLKMERTLADLGVTSPQFAVLTMLNAYPGLSGADVARLTFLTPQTVGVIIRNLERDGAIVMTPHPVHGRIQQWTLTPRGATLLKACRERVLELEKRLARGLDTKAETTIRRWLAGIAAELQES from the coding sequence ATGGCGCGCAAGACGGCTGACATCACGAGATCGCAACCGCGGCGGAAGACGCCTTCCCCGGAGGACGCTGACTGGCCGGCCGCCGACGGTGCGCCGCGCGTGCCCGCCCCTGGCGAAGGCAAGCGTGGCGAGCAAGGCTATCTCGGCTATCTGCTGCGCCAGGCCCACGCAGCAGTCCGGCTGAAGATGGAGCGAACGCTCGCCGATCTCGGCGTAACCTCGCCGCAATTCGCCGTGCTGACCATGCTCAACGCCTATCCCGGTCTGTCGGGTGCCGACGTCGCCCGCCTCACCTTCCTGACGCCCCAGACCGTCGGCGTGATCATTCGAAATCTCGAACGCGACGGCGCGATCGTGATGACGCCGCATCCCGTCCACGGCCGCATCCAGCAATGGACACTGACGCCGCGCGGCGCGACGCTACTGAAGGCATGCCGGGAGCGTGTGCTGGAGCTGGAGAAACGCCTCGCCAGAGGCCTGGACACCAAGGCGGAAACCACGATACGGCGGTGGCTCGCCGGCATCGCAGCCGAATTGCAGGAAAGCTAG
- a CDS encoding carboxymuconolactone decarboxylase family protein gives MAHARSEYEDFKRLAPDAYDLVLALGQLAAKAGLDKQLLELVKLRASQINGCAFCVQHHILLSERIGVPVDKLNLVAVWREAPVFSARERAALAWAEALTFLPDGVSEEVHAEASREFSETELMYLTSAIASINVWNRFGAAYRWTPAKRPVVANAVAS, from the coding sequence ATGGCGCACGCGCGCAGCGAATACGAAGATTTCAAGCGGCTCGCGCCCGATGCCTATGATCTGGTGCTGGCACTCGGCCAACTGGCGGCCAAGGCGGGCCTCGACAAGCAGCTCCTCGAACTGGTCAAGCTGCGCGCGTCGCAGATCAATGGTTGTGCCTTCTGCGTGCAGCATCACATCCTGCTCTCGGAGCGCATCGGCGTGCCCGTGGACAAGCTCAATCTGGTCGCAGTCTGGCGCGAGGCGCCCGTCTTCTCCGCACGCGAGCGCGCGGCTTTGGCTTGGGCGGAAGCGCTGACCTTTCTGCCTGACGGCGTCAGCGAAGAAGTCCACGCCGAAGCGAGCCGCGAATTTTCCGAGACAGAGCTGATGTACCTGACCTCGGCAATTGCCTCGATCAACGTCTGGAACCGTTTTGGTGCGGCGTACCGCTGGACACCTGCCAAGCGGCCAGTCGTGGCGAATGCCGTGGCATCCTGA
- a CDS encoding cupin domain-containing protein — protein sequence MTTMILAATPRQLTSRMTLLAVVGGLACALAIGKVLPVAMDTVSDVLAPLCANAAESSPLDKVEPIGSYALPNVPGKRVTIVRVFYGPGGFSRPHRHAGSVTAYITKGEIRSQLGGGPVETFGVGQSFFEPPGSTHLVSANASATEPAELIAVFVADEGAQLTTLLE from the coding sequence ATGACTACAATGATCCTGGCCGCCACGCCGCGGCAATTGACATCACGCATGACCTTGCTTGCCGTGGTCGGCGGGCTCGCTTGCGCACTTGCGATCGGCAAGGTGTTGCCGGTCGCGATGGACACGGTCTCCGATGTGCTGGCGCCGCTCTGCGCGAACGCTGCCGAGAGCTCGCCGCTCGATAAGGTCGAGCCGATCGGCTCCTACGCGCTGCCCAATGTGCCCGGCAAGCGCGTCACCATCGTGCGCGTGTTCTACGGTCCCGGCGGGTTTTCGCGGCCGCACCGTCACGCAGGCTCGGTGACGGCCTACATTACCAAGGGCGAGATCCGCTCCCAGCTTGGCGGTGGCCCGGTCGAGACGTTTGGGGTCGGCCAGTCCTTCTTCGAGCCGCCGGGCTCGACGCATCTGGTGTCGGCCAACGCCAGTGCCACAGAGCCTGCGGAATTGATCGCGGTGTTCGTGGCGGACGAGGGCGCGCAGCTGACGACGTTGTTGGAGTAG
- a CDS encoding amino acid ABC transporter substrate-binding protein — MRFLTTAAILAVACATPVHAQELSGTLKKIKETGAITLGIRDSAVPFSYIDDKQKIVGYAIDICMKIVDEIKAELNLDKLEVNENIVTSSSRIPLMANGTVDLECGSTTNNADRQKQVSFTNTHFLTASRFVSKKALKLDQVDDLKGKAVVSVSGSTNLTQLNKANAARSLGITVMNAKDVPEAFLMVETDRAQAFVMDDIQLAAMIAASKDPSIYAISSGAFSDPEPYGIMLRKDDAPFKAVVDRATAKLYKSPEIEKIYNRWFMEPVPPRGLNFHVPMPASMKKSFESPSDNPDPASYGG, encoded by the coding sequence ATGCGTTTTCTCACCACGGCGGCCATTCTGGCCGTCGCGTGCGCCACGCCGGTTCATGCGCAGGAATTGAGCGGCACGCTGAAGAAGATCAAGGAGACTGGCGCGATCACACTCGGGATACGCGACAGTGCCGTACCCTTCAGCTACATCGACGACAAACAGAAGATCGTCGGCTATGCAATCGACATCTGCATGAAGATCGTCGACGAGATCAAGGCCGAGCTCAACCTGGACAAGCTCGAGGTCAATGAGAACATCGTCACCTCGTCCAGCCGCATCCCGCTGATGGCGAACGGCACCGTCGATCTCGAATGCGGCTCGACGACCAACAACGCCGATCGCCAGAAGCAGGTATCCTTCACCAACACGCACTTCCTTACGGCAAGCCGCTTCGTGTCCAAGAAGGCGCTGAAGCTCGACCAGGTCGACGACCTCAAGGGCAAGGCCGTCGTCTCGGTCTCGGGCTCGACCAACCTGACCCAGCTCAACAAGGCCAACGCTGCACGCTCGCTCGGCATCACTGTCATGAATGCCAAGGACGTCCCCGAGGCGTTCCTGATGGTCGAGACCGACCGCGCTCAGGCATTCGTCATGGATGATATCCAGCTTGCGGCCATGATCGCCGCATCGAAGGATCCGTCGATCTACGCGATCAGCTCGGGCGCCTTTTCGGATCCGGAGCCTTACGGCATCATGCTGCGCAAGGACGACGCACCGTTCAAGGCGGTGGTCGATCGGGCGACCGCCAAGCTCTACAAGAGCCCGGAGATCGAGAAGATCTACAACAGGTGGTTCATGGAGCCGGTGCCGCCGCGCGGCCTGAACTTCCACGTCCCGATGCCTGCCTCGATGAAGAAGTCCTTTGAGAGTCCATCCGACAACCCTGATCCAGCGTCTTACGGAGGCTGA
- a CDS encoding M23 family peptidase — MGRTGFRFVSQLLALLSLLVTAPLAADEFRSPSLTALRVDWRAALDQLRAEINSRPQIAGDFIFVPRRSVPRYDPRAMPALVQLNAISSQFFTGIARSSVPVLLPFDAAAYLEAQRSGAPATLALSRYQADFNPVDLFDAGPAGYSASFSLEPGAGDGMPTRVFARPVEVQITGSALIYDIADPSGGKGEPVKPLATLYPDLRRFIREGYVRYAFTRFGVAYVVSIQCLDSVAKPRRLACKEAYPVAERFLRALRVAGGQRMRPLTDVASNVIDRPSARSADFIYRPSGDIIPNTGYRNKSGHPDVMTYAQIRFPLEKAPAFVRSQSYAKRDKMESTTAYPWRDNFCESRSFEVWQCGGGYGHQGEDIRAAECPPQSEGGERCDPKRRSVVAVRDAMVIRGSRDQAATLQVNSRTEHIRFRYMHMNPQAMNADGLLNGRIVAEGEKIGVVSNYLDHPAGTSMHLHFDVQLFTRDGWIWVSPYVTLVSAYERLIRARGREVGPEIAGAPQPVAHALPEDVFKPDLREGSSGEEN, encoded by the coding sequence GTGGGTAGGACGGGTTTCCGCTTCGTCTCGCAGCTTCTGGCGTTGCTTTCGCTCCTCGTCACAGCCCCGCTTGCCGCGGACGAATTCCGCAGCCCCTCGCTTACGGCCTTGCGCGTCGATTGGCGCGCAGCGCTCGACCAGCTCCGCGCCGAGATCAACAGCCGCCCCCAGATTGCCGGCGATTTCATCTTCGTGCCCCGCCGCTCGGTGCCGCGCTACGATCCGCGCGCGATGCCGGCGCTGGTGCAGCTCAACGCGATCTCCTCACAATTCTTCACCGGCATTGCGCGCAGCTCTGTTCCCGTGCTGCTGCCGTTCGACGCCGCCGCTTACCTCGAGGCGCAGCGCAGCGGCGCGCCGGCGACGCTCGCACTGTCGCGCTACCAGGCCGATTTCAATCCCGTCGACTTGTTCGACGCCGGCCCCGCCGGCTACAGCGCGAGCTTTTCGTTGGAGCCTGGCGCTGGCGACGGCATGCCGACACGCGTGTTCGCAAGGCCGGTCGAGGTGCAGATCACGGGCTCAGCGCTGATCTACGACATCGCTGATCCCAGCGGCGGCAAGGGCGAGCCTGTCAAACCGCTCGCCACGCTCTATCCGGACCTGCGCAGATTCATCCGCGAAGGCTATGTGCGCTACGCCTTCACCCGCTTCGGCGTCGCCTATGTGGTGTCGATCCAATGCCTCGACAGCGTGGCGAAGCCGCGCCGGCTCGCCTGCAAGGAAGCCTATCCTGTCGCCGAGCGTTTCCTGAGGGCGCTCCGCGTCGCCGGCGGCCAGCGTATGCGGCCGCTGACGGACGTTGCCTCCAACGTCATCGATCGTCCCTCAGCGCGTTCGGCAGATTTCATCTACCGGCCGAGCGGCGACATCATCCCGAACACCGGCTACCGCAATAAGAGCGGTCATCCCGATGTAATGACCTATGCCCAGATTCGCTTTCCCCTCGAAAAGGCGCCTGCTTTCGTGCGCTCGCAATCCTATGCCAAGCGCGACAAGATGGAGAGCACGACCGCCTATCCCTGGCGCGACAATTTCTGCGAGTCCCGCAGTTTTGAGGTCTGGCAATGCGGCGGCGGTTACGGCCACCAGGGCGAGGACATCCGCGCGGCTGAGTGCCCGCCGCAGAGCGAAGGCGGCGAGCGTTGCGACCCCAAGCGACGTAGCGTGGTCGCCGTGCGCGACGCCATGGTGATCCGCGGATCCAGGGACCAGGCCGCGACGCTCCAGGTCAACAGCCGCACCGAGCACATTCGCTTCCGCTACATGCACATGAACCCGCAGGCGATGAACGCCGATGGGCTGCTCAACGGCCGCATCGTCGCCGAGGGTGAGAAGATCGGCGTGGTCTCGAACTATCTCGACCATCCCGCCGGCACCTCCATGCATTTGCATTTCGACGTCCAGCTGTTCACCCGCGACGGCTGGATCTGGGTCAGCCCCTACGTCACGTTGGTCTCCGCCTATGAGCGCCTGATCCGCGCCCGCGGCCGCGAGGTCGGGCCGGAGATCGCAGGCGCCCCGCAGCCCGTGGCACATGCGCTGCCGGAGGACGTGTTCAAGCCGGACCTGCGCGAGGGATCGAGCGGCGAGGAGAATTGA
- the efp gene encoding elongation factor P, producing the protein MKVIASSIRKGNVIEQDGKLYVVVTAENIHPGKGTPVSQIEMRRISDGVKISERYKTTDQVEKATIEERNFTFLYEDGDGYHFMNPETYDQVQVSKDVIGDSAAYLQESMTVKLSTHDVNVVSIALPQRVTLEVVETEPVTKGQTASSSYKPAILSNGVRTTVPPHIAVGTRIVVMTEDGSYSERAKD; encoded by the coding sequence TTGAAAGTCATCGCCAGTTCTATTCGCAAGGGCAACGTGATCGAGCAAGACGGCAAGCTATATGTCGTCGTGACCGCCGAGAACATCCATCCCGGCAAGGGCACCCCGGTCAGCCAGATCGAAATGCGCCGAATCTCGGACGGGGTAAAGATCTCCGAGCGCTACAAGACCACCGACCAGGTCGAGAAGGCCACGATCGAAGAGCGCAACTTCACCTTCCTCTATGAAGATGGTGACGGCTACCACTTCATGAACCCGGAAACCTATGATCAGGTCCAGGTGTCCAAGGACGTCATCGGCGACTCGGCCGCCTATCTCCAGGAGAGCATGACGGTCAAGCTGTCGACGCACGACGTCAACGTGGTATCGATCGCGTTGCCACAGCGCGTGACGCTGGAAGTGGTCGAGACCGAGCCCGTAACCAAGGGCCAGACCGCCTCCTCCTCCTACAAGCCCGCGATTCTCTCCAACGGCGTGCGCACCACGGTGCCGCCGCACATCGCAGTCGGCACCCGTATCGTGGTGATGACCGAAGACGGCTCCTACTCCGAGCGTGCCAAGGACTAG
- the epmA gene encoding EF-P lysine aminoacylase EpmA: MAGDKPISPFWSPLRHLDRRPFLRARGAITGALRGFFAEQGFVEVETSVLQVSPGNETHLHAPRTEIMRPDGTRTTRYLRTSPEFACKKLLAAGEPRIFEFARVFRDRERGDLHLPEFTMLEWYRAGAPYDAIMADCVVVIARAAEATGIGQFSFRGRTADPFAEPELLTVAGAFERFAGIDLLATISGGEGDRVALAAAAAGRVRVVEDDTWSDIFSKVLVEHVEPQLGQGRLTILFEYPSPEAALARAKADDPRIAERFEVYACGVELANGFGELTDAEEQRRRFLESMAEKQRRYGEAYPLDEDFLAAVAAMPEASGVALGFDRLVMLASGALRIDQVVWTPPVGEA, from the coding sequence ATGGCTGGGGACAAGCCGATTTCGCCGTTCTGGTCCCCCTTGCGGCACCTGGACCGGCGGCCGTTCCTCAGGGCAAGGGGGGCCATCACCGGAGCTCTACGGGGCTTTTTCGCCGAACAGGGCTTCGTCGAGGTCGAAACCTCCGTGCTCCAGGTCTCCCCCGGCAATGAGACCCATCTGCACGCCCCGCGGACCGAGATCATGCGACCGGACGGCACCCGTACCACCCGCTATTTGCGGACATCGCCCGAATTTGCCTGCAAGAAGCTGCTGGCGGCCGGCGAGCCCCGAATCTTCGAGTTTGCCCGAGTGTTCCGCGACCGCGAGCGGGGCGATTTACATCTGCCCGAATTCACCATGCTGGAGTGGTACCGGGCCGGCGCGCCCTACGACGCGATCATGGCCGATTGCGTCGTCGTGATCGCCCGCGCGGCGGAGGCGACCGGGATCGGGCAGTTCTCCTTCCGCGGCCGGACCGCCGACCCCTTCGCCGAACCGGAGCTTTTGACGGTCGCCGGTGCCTTCGAGCGGTTCGCGGGGATTGACCTGCTGGCGACCATCTCTGGCGGCGAGGGCGACCGTGTGGCGCTCGCCGCCGCGGCCGCCGGCAGGGTCCGCGTCGTCGAGGACGACACCTGGTCAGACATCTTCAGCAAGGTCCTGGTCGAGCATGTCGAACCGCAGTTGGGGCAGGGGCGTTTGACCATCCTGTTCGAATACCCATCTCCAGAGGCAGCATTGGCACGTGCGAAGGCTGACGATCCGCGGATCGCCGAGCGGTTCGAGGTCTACGCCTGCGGCGTCGAGCTTGCCAACGGCTTTGGTGAATTGACCGATGCCGAGGAGCAGCGCCGGCGCTTCCTGGAGTCGATGGCCGAGAAGCAGCGTCGCTACGGCGAGGCCTATCCGCTGGACGAGGATTTTCTGGCCGCGGTCGCCGCAATGCCGGAGGCGAGCGGCGTCGCGCTCGGCTTCGACCGGCTGGTGATGCTGGCAAGCGGCGCGTTACGGATTGATCAGGTGGTGTGGACGCCGCCTGTGGGTGAGGCATGA